The following are encoded together in the Corynebacterium jeikeium genome:
- the rimM gene encoding ribosome maturation factor RimM (Essential for efficient processing of 16S rRNA), with protein sequence MELQIGRVIKPHGVRGEVVVDPTTDTPELRFATGEVLKGKQAGKELSLTVRSFRPHQGRLLVTFEEIADRTAAESLRGVRFFAAPVHDEDDDGFYDHELEGLTAYLLAPGTDLKGDEIQLGDLVGEVVAVEHTPAGQLLVILIDAESQLPTAGKEVLVPFRHQIVPVVDLEEEILVLTPPEGLLELS encoded by the coding sequence ATGGAGTTGCAGATCGGCCGGGTGATCAAGCCCCACGGCGTGCGGGGAGAGGTGGTCGTTGATCCCACGACGGACACCCCGGAACTGCGTTTCGCCACTGGCGAGGTTCTGAAAGGCAAGCAAGCGGGCAAGGAGCTGTCCTTGACCGTCCGTTCCTTCCGCCCGCACCAGGGGCGCCTGCTGGTCACCTTCGAGGAGATCGCCGACCGCACGGCTGCCGAGTCCCTGCGCGGCGTGCGCTTCTTCGCCGCTCCCGTGCACGATGAGGACGACGATGGTTTCTACGACCACGAACTCGAAGGTCTCACCGCCTACCTCCTCGCCCCCGGCACAGACCTAAAGGGCGACGAGATCCAGCTTGGGGATCTGGTCGGGGAAGTTGTTGCCGTTGAGCACACTCCGGCCGGGCAGTTGCTCGTTATTCTTATTGACGCCGAATCCCAGCTGCCGACCGCTGGAAAGGAAGTGCTCGTACCCTTCCGCCACCAGATCGTCCCGGTTGTAGACCTGGAAGAGGAGATCCTCGTACTCACCCCGCCTGAGGGGCTTTTGGAGCTGAGCTAG
- a CDS encoding aldehyde dehydrogenase family protein codes for MNAVLFDPTTCELLAGVHKNEGAPASLFINGEWVAAEKGETRTITNPADNSTVGLVSEASDEDTNKAIAAARASFDSGVWADVPAAERGKLLLQVADKIRENKDAFARAESADTGKRLAESEIDMDDIANSFEYFGTLAQHQAGRVVDPGDANVRSRIDAEPVGVCGLITPWNYPLLQVAWKVAPALAAGNSFVLKQAELTPHTAMMLMTVLDQLGLPAGVANLITGAGANCGNPLSQSPDVDMVSFTGGLVTGKLIARNAAETVKRVALELGGKNPNVIFADADFDAAVDNALNGAFVHSGQVCSAGSRIVVEESIHDQFVEALVAKAEKIKVGGPLDEAAETGALISADHRDKVASYVDRAREQGAKILCGGRIPTAEDNQGSHATGNTDLTQGVFYLPTIIDGCTQEMDCVHDEAFGPVVTIETFTTEDEAVAIANDTEYGLAGAVWTTDAGKAERVARKLRHGTIWINDFHPYLPQAEWGGMKQSGNGRELGPTGLAEYQEHKHVYTNIAPAVTGWFKE; via the coding sequence ATGAACGCTGTACTGTTCGACCCCACCACCTGCGAACTGCTGGCCGGGGTGCACAAGAATGAGGGCGCTCCCGCCTCGCTGTTCATCAACGGCGAGTGGGTAGCGGCTGAAAAGGGCGAGACCCGCACGATCACAAACCCCGCCGATAACTCCACCGTGGGCTTGGTTTCTGAGGCCTCCGACGAGGACACGAACAAGGCCATCGCCGCTGCCCGTGCCTCCTTCGACTCCGGCGTGTGGGCCGACGTGCCCGCCGCCGAGCGCGGCAAGCTCCTGCTACAGGTCGCCGACAAGATCCGCGAGAACAAGGATGCCTTCGCCCGCGCCGAGTCCGCCGACACGGGCAAGCGCCTGGCCGAGTCCGAGATCGACATGGACGACATCGCCAACTCCTTCGAGTACTTCGGCACTCTCGCCCAGCACCAGGCCGGTCGCGTCGTGGACCCGGGCGATGCAAATGTTCGCTCTCGTATTGACGCCGAACCGGTAGGCGTATGCGGCCTGATTACCCCGTGGAACTACCCGCTGCTGCAGGTGGCCTGGAAGGTCGCCCCGGCCCTGGCCGCAGGCAACTCCTTTGTGCTGAAGCAGGCGGAGCTCACCCCGCACACCGCCATGATGCTGATGACGGTCCTGGACCAGCTGGGGCTGCCGGCTGGCGTGGCTAACCTGATCACCGGCGCGGGCGCCAACTGCGGCAACCCGCTGTCGCAGAGCCCGGATGTGGATATGGTCAGCTTCACCGGCGGCCTGGTCACCGGCAAGCTGATCGCCCGCAACGCGGCGGAGACCGTCAAGCGCGTGGCCCTCGAGCTGGGCGGCAAGAACCCGAACGTCATCTTCGCCGACGCGGACTTCGACGCTGCGGTGGATAACGCACTGAACGGCGCGTTCGTTCACTCCGGCCAGGTGTGCTCTGCGGGCTCCCGCATCGTGGTGGAGGAGTCCATCCACGACCAGTTCGTCGAGGCTCTGGTGGCCAAGGCCGAGAAGATCAAGGTCGGCGGCCCGCTGGACGAGGCCGCCGAGACCGGTGCCCTGATCTCCGCCGATCACCGCGACAAGGTTGCGTCCTACGTCGACCGCGCCCGCGAGCAGGGCGCGAAGATCCTCTGCGGCGGGCGCATCCCGACGGCCGAGGACAACCAGGGCTCCCACGCCACGGGTAACACGGATCTGACCCAGGGCGTGTTCTACCTGCCGACGATCATCGATGGCTGCACGCAAGAGATGGACTGCGTGCACGACGAGGCCTTCGGCCCGGTCGTGACCATCGAGACCTTCACCACCGAGGACGAGGCCGTAGCCATCGCCAACGACACCGAGTACGGCCTGGCCGGAGCCGTGTGGACCACTGACGCCGGAAAGGCGGAAAGGGTCGCACGTAAGCTGCGCCACGGTACCATCTGGATTAACGACTTCCACCCCTACTTGCCACAGGCGGAGTGGGGCGGAATGAAGCAGTCCGGCAACGGTCGCGAGCTCGGCCCCACCGGACTGGCCGAGTACCAGGAGCACAAGCACGTCTACACCAACATCGCGCCAGCGGTGACGGGGTGGTTTAAGGAATAG
- the gdhA gene encoding NADP-specific glutamate dehydrogenase: protein MNVEETVSGYYQQIIQRNAGEPEFHQAVSEVLDSLTYVLKKDDHYANYALIERMCEPERQVIFRVPWITDEGEVRVNRGFRVQFNSVLGPYKGGLRFHPSVNLGIIKFLGFEQIFKNSLTGLPIGGAKGGSDFDPKGKSNREIMSFCQSFMTELHTHIGEEVDVPAGDIGVGGREIGYLFGQYRRMTNRHESGVLTGKGLTWGGSLVRTEATGYGTVYFTQEMMGAHDDRFDGAKVIVSGSGNVAIYAAQKAQELGATVVAMSDSSGYVCTPEGVDIELLKDVKEVRRARLSDYAKETDGVTYHEGGNIWEVEADVALPCATQNELDGESAIMLADNGCRYVAEGANMPCTPEAIETFRKRKVFFAPGKAANAGGVATSALEMQQNASRDSWTFDYTDKRLRDIMRGIFKRCDRTAREYDREDDYVLGANIAGFRKVADAMLAQGVI, encoded by the coding sequence ATGAACGTCGAAGAAACCGTCAGCGGTTACTACCAGCAGATCATTCAACGCAACGCGGGGGAGCCAGAGTTCCACCAGGCCGTTTCAGAGGTGCTGGACAGCCTGACGTACGTCCTGAAGAAGGACGACCACTACGCAAACTACGCACTCATCGAGCGCATGTGTGAGCCGGAGCGGCAGGTCATCTTCCGTGTCCCGTGGATCACTGACGAGGGTGAGGTGCGCGTGAACCGCGGTTTCCGTGTGCAGTTCAACTCCGTGCTCGGCCCCTACAAGGGTGGCCTGCGCTTTCACCCTTCGGTGAACCTGGGCATCATCAAGTTCCTGGGCTTCGAGCAGATCTTCAAGAACTCCCTGACCGGCCTGCCGATCGGCGGCGCAAAGGGCGGCTCCGACTTCGACCCGAAGGGTAAGTCGAACCGCGAGATCATGTCCTTCTGCCAGTCCTTCATGACGGAACTGCACACCCACATCGGCGAAGAGGTCGACGTTCCCGCCGGTGATATCGGCGTGGGTGGTCGCGAGATTGGTTACCTGTTCGGCCAGTACCGCCGCATGACGAACCGCCACGAGTCCGGCGTGCTCACCGGTAAGGGGCTGACGTGGGGCGGCTCCCTGGTGCGCACCGAGGCCACTGGCTACGGCACCGTGTACTTCACCCAGGAAATGATGGGCGCCCACGACGATCGCTTCGACGGTGCCAAGGTCATCGTCTCCGGCTCCGGTAACGTCGCCATCTACGCGGCCCAGAAGGCGCAAGAGCTTGGCGCTACCGTCGTGGCTATGTCTGATTCCTCTGGCTATGTGTGCACCCCGGAGGGCGTGGACATCGAGCTTTTGAAGGACGTTAAGGAGGTTCGCCGCGCCCGTCTGTCCGACTATGCCAAGGAGACCGACGGGGTGACGTACCACGAGGGCGGCAACATCTGGGAGGTCGAAGCCGACGTGGCTCTGCCGTGCGCCACCCAGAACGAGTTGGACGGTGAGTCGGCCATCATGCTCGCCGATAACGGCTGCCGTTACGTCGCCGAAGGCGCGAACATGCCGTGCACCCCGGAGGCTATAGAGACTTTCCGCAAGCGCAAGGTTTTCTTCGCTCCGGGTAAGGCCGCCAACGCCGGCGGTGTGGCTACCTCCGCACTGGAGATGCAGCAGAATGCCTCCCGCGATTCCTGGACCTTCGACTACACGGACAAGCGCCTGCGCGACATTATGCGTGGAATCTTCAAGCGTTGCGATAGGACGGCCCGGGAATATGACCGCGAAGACGATTACGTCCTCGGCGCCAACATCGCCGGCTTCCGCAAGGTGGCCGATGCAATGCTGGCACAGGGTGTTATCTAG
- the trmD gene encoding tRNA (guanosine(37)-N1)-methyltransferase TrmD: MRLDVVTIFPEYLEPLRHALLGKAIEQGILSVGVHNLRAWTNDVHQSVDSTPCGGGPGMVMKPEVWGPALDDVAAGTGPAATVSDLESSAEHKRNLRPATTNGDAEPLGEKAGGVTKPLLIVPTPAGKPFTQDMAERWSTEEHVVFACGRYEGIDQRVVEDAQNRYRVEEVSIGDYVLIGGEVAVLVMAEAMVRLIPGVLGNQASHQEDSFQDGLLEGPSYTRPRQWRGLDVPDVLFSGNHAKIAQWRREQSLARTKKIRPDLLDSVELSKADRAYLDGLEL, from the coding sequence TTGCGCCTAGATGTAGTAACGATCTTCCCCGAATATTTAGAGCCGCTGCGCCACGCGCTGCTAGGCAAGGCCATAGAGCAGGGGATTCTAAGCGTTGGCGTGCATAACCTGCGCGCCTGGACCAACGACGTCCACCAGTCAGTGGATTCCACCCCGTGCGGCGGTGGCCCCGGCATGGTGATGAAGCCCGAGGTCTGGGGGCCAGCCCTCGACGACGTTGCGGCCGGCACCGGCCCGGCGGCCACAGTCAGCGACCTGGAAAGCTCCGCGGAGCACAAGCGAAACCTGCGGCCAGCCACTACCAATGGCGATGCTGAGCCTTTAGGGGAGAAGGCAGGTGGCGTCACAAAACCGCTGCTTATTGTCCCCACACCCGCAGGAAAACCGTTCACCCAAGACATGGCAGAACGGTGGAGCACCGAAGAACACGTCGTGTTTGCCTGCGGCCGCTACGAGGGCATCGACCAGCGAGTGGTGGAGGATGCACAGAACCGCTACCGCGTGGAAGAAGTCAGCATTGGCGACTATGTGCTGATCGGCGGGGAGGTCGCCGTGCTGGTCATGGCCGAGGCGATGGTGCGGCTGATCCCGGGCGTACTGGGCAACCAAGCCAGCCACCAGGAGGATTCCTTCCAGGACGGGCTGCTGGAAGGCCCCAGCTACACGCGCCCCCGGCAGTGGCGCGGGCTGGACGTGCCGGACGTGCTGTTTAGCGGCAACCACGCGAAGATTGCGCAGTGGCGGCGCGAACAATCCCTCGCCCGAACCAAAAAAATACGCCCGGACCTGCTGGATAGCGTGGAGCTATCCAAGGCAGATCGGGCGTATCTGGACGGGCTGGAGCTCTAG
- the betA gene encoding choline dehydrogenase, with amino-acid sequence MSFIDKLIPGKKNDTTGQVIEDRRRDIVIVGGGSAGSVLANRLSEDSTKDVMVLEAGRPDSLWDLFIHMPAAFSFPIGDKHYDWQYESEPEPEMNGRRIYHARGKVLGGSSSINGMIFQRGNPMDYEKWGKLPGMSNWGWSHVLPYFNKMETALGADANDPRRGHNGPLKLTRGPATSPLFQAFFKSVQQAGYNLTNDVNGYRQEGFAPFDRNILGGKRLSAARAYLHPVMNRKNLDVRTRAYTTQVIIENGKAVGLEYQWKGQTHRVFADKVILCGGAFNTPQLLELSGIGDREVLEKAGVEVKKHLPGVGNNLQDHLEVYVQYNCTQPVSSQPYYKMINRPFIGLQWLLTRRGPVASSHFEAGGFARSNENEDYPNLMFHFLPMAIRYDGSQPEGEHGFQFHVGPMYSDTKGHVHIKSNDPKDKPEILFNYLATEQDRREWVEAVRTSRKLLDTPAMKEFTDGEISPGSAVETDEEILEWVRNDAETALHPSCTAKMGPADDEMAVVDPETMQVHGVEGLYIADASVMPIITNGNIYAPVIMLAEKAADLIKGDKPLDPIDIPFYHAKQDMPLYAEGDEPRDHVNAIPGADH; translated from the coding sequence ATGAGCTTCATTGACAAGCTGATTCCAGGAAAGAAGAACGACACCACAGGCCAGGTAATCGAAGACCGTCGTCGGGACATCGTCATCGTTGGCGGCGGTTCCGCAGGTTCCGTATTGGCCAACCGACTCTCTGAAGACTCCACCAAGGACGTCATGGTCCTGGAGGCCGGCCGCCCGGACTCCCTGTGGGATCTGTTCATCCACATGCCGGCGGCGTTCTCCTTCCCCATCGGCGACAAGCACTACGACTGGCAGTACGAATCCGAGCCGGAACCGGAGATGAACGGCCGTCGTATCTACCACGCCCGCGGCAAGGTGCTGGGTGGCTCCTCCTCCATCAACGGCATGATCTTCCAGCGCGGCAACCCGATGGACTACGAGAAGTGGGGCAAGCTGCCTGGCATGTCCAACTGGGGTTGGAGCCACGTCCTGCCCTACTTCAACAAGATGGAAACCGCTCTGGGCGCCGACGCTAACGACCCGCGCCGCGGCCACAACGGCCCGCTGAAGCTGACCCGCGGCCCGGCCACCAGCCCGCTGTTCCAGGCCTTCTTCAAGTCCGTCCAGCAGGCCGGCTACAACCTCACCAACGACGTCAACGGCTACCGCCAGGAGGGCTTCGCTCCCTTCGACCGCAACATCTTGGGCGGCAAGCGCCTCTCCGCCGCTCGCGCCTACCTGCACCCGGTCATGAACCGCAAGAACCTGGACGTGCGCACTCGCGCCTACACCACGCAGGTCATCATCGAAAATGGCAAGGCGGTAGGCCTGGAGTACCAGTGGAAGGGCCAGACCCACCGTGTCTTCGCCGACAAGGTCATCCTCTGTGGCGGCGCCTTCAACACCCCACAGCTGCTGGAGCTGTCCGGCATCGGTGACCGCGAGGTCCTGGAAAAGGCTGGCGTCGAGGTCAAGAAGCACCTGCCCGGCGTGGGCAACAACCTGCAGGACCACCTCGAGGTCTACGTGCAGTACAACTGCACCCAGCCAGTGAGCTCCCAGCCGTACTACAAGATGATCAACCGCCCGTTCATCGGCCTGCAGTGGCTGCTGACCCGCCGCGGCCCGGTTGCTTCCTCCCACTTCGAGGCCGGCGGCTTCGCCCGCTCCAACGAGAACGAGGACTACCCGAACCTGATGTTCCACTTCCTGCCGATGGCGATCCGTTACGACGGTTCCCAGCCGGAGGGCGAGCACGGCTTCCAGTTCCACGTCGGCCCGATGTACTCCGACACCAAGGGCCACGTGCACATCAAGTCGAACGACCCGAAGGACAAGCCGGAGATCCTGTTCAACTACCTGGCCACCGAACAGGACCGCCGCGAGTGGGTCGAGGCCGTGCGCACCTCCCGCAAGCTGCTGGATACCCCGGCAATGAAGGAATTCACCGACGGCGAGATCTCCCCCGGCTCCGCTGTGGAGACCGACGAGGAGATCCTGGAGTGGGTACGCAACGACGCAGAGACCGCTCTGCACCCGTCTTGCACCGCCAAGATGGGCCCGGCGGACGACGAGATGGCCGTTGTCGACCCGGAGACCATGCAGGTCCACGGTGTTGAGGGTCTGTACATCGCCGATGCATCGGTCATGCCGATCATCACCAACGGCAACATCTACGCGCCGGTCATCATGCTGGCAGAGAAGGCCGCCGACCTGATCAAGGGCGACAAGCCCCTGGATCCGATCGACATCCCCTTCTACCACGCCAAGCAGGACATGCCGCTGTACGCAGAAGGCGACGAGCCCCGCGATCACGTCAACGCCATCCCGGGCGCTGACCACTAG
- the betT gene encoding choline BCCT transporter BetT: MTNPENDHQPEAAESASRRLVSRKKASAPRVIVGSFDVNDRDSYSPGEVTDPKTNWPVFIVSALGILAVALYAFFGREQAKDTLGTVTGWISTNLGWFYIVTATVAVIFVLVVAFSKSGNIRLGPDHSRPQFRLFSWSAMLFAAGIGVDLMFFAVAEPVTQYMAPPVGEGQTREAAEQAVVWALFHYGITGWALYALMGMAFGYYAYRLNMPLAIRSALYPLIGKRIHGPIGGAVDIAAVLGTVFGIAASLGIGVVQLTYGLHLIFGWDQGVAVQSGLIIFAVGIATLSAISGVDKGIKRLSEINVLLAIGLVLYVTVTGQTAFLLDALVMNIGDYVSSFPGMTMDTFAFSEDPEATKEWMGAWTLFFWAWWVAWAPFVGLFLARISRGRTLRQFVVGVLTIPFLFILLWMSLFGNTALKRVVSGDMDFANNTMEAPEQGFYALLQDMNGGAVLIVLCTMIGLLLYITSADSGALVTANFTSKIEDSRQDGAKWSRIFWAVLVGVLTLVMLQVNGVETVQLATIVMGLPFTIVIYLIMFGLWRSLRLESYATEARSISLHSAMSGRSGAGGDKQSWRKRLSRASTWPSQAKANEYLTNVAQPALEAVARELKDEGIDTTLVAADVPNLPVNQLDLTIHLGEEQDFRYQIYPLEHPVPSFTRSTSNGENYYRLEVFDNTGSLGYDIYGYTTEQLIDNVLDLYERHLEFLHMQRDLPGTSDMSDGADPVRTWTED, encoded by the coding sequence ATGACAAATCCCGAAAACGACCACCAGCCGGAGGCGGCCGAAAGCGCCTCCCGGCGCCTCGTGAGCAGGAAAAAAGCCTCTGCCCCGCGAGTGATCGTCGGCTCTTTTGATGTTAACGACCGTGATAGCTATTCGCCGGGTGAAGTAACGGACCCCAAGACCAACTGGCCCGTCTTCATCGTTTCGGCACTCGGCATCCTGGCCGTCGCCCTCTACGCTTTCTTCGGTCGCGAGCAGGCCAAGGACACCCTGGGCACCGTCACCGGCTGGATCTCCACGAACCTCGGCTGGTTCTACATCGTCACCGCGACGGTAGCCGTGATTTTCGTCCTAGTGGTTGCTTTCTCGAAGTCGGGCAACATTCGCCTGGGGCCGGACCACTCCCGCCCGCAATTCCGCCTCTTTTCTTGGTCGGCGATGCTCTTCGCCGCCGGCATTGGCGTGGATCTGATGTTCTTCGCCGTCGCGGAGCCGGTGACTCAGTACATGGCGCCGCCAGTAGGGGAGGGGCAGACCCGCGAGGCTGCAGAGCAGGCAGTCGTGTGGGCACTGTTCCACTACGGCATCACAGGTTGGGCCCTGTATGCCCTGATGGGTATGGCCTTCGGCTACTACGCCTACCGCCTGAACATGCCACTGGCCATCCGCAGCGCCTTGTACCCGCTGATCGGTAAGCGCATCCATGGGCCCATCGGCGGTGCAGTGGACATCGCCGCCGTGCTGGGCACCGTCTTCGGCATCGCAGCTTCCCTGGGCATCGGCGTGGTGCAGCTGACCTACGGCCTGCACCTCATCTTCGGCTGGGACCAGGGCGTGGCCGTCCAGTCCGGCCTGATCATCTTCGCCGTCGGCATCGCCACCCTGTCCGCCATCTCCGGCGTGGATAAGGGCATTAAGCGCTTGAGTGAGATCAACGTGTTGCTGGCCATCGGGCTGGTCCTCTACGTCACCGTCACGGGCCAGACTGCCTTCCTTCTTGACGCCCTCGTGATGAACATCGGCGACTATGTCTCCTCCTTCCCGGGCATGACGATGGACACGTTTGCCTTCTCCGAGGATCCGGAGGCCACCAAGGAATGGATGGGCGCCTGGACGCTGTTCTTCTGGGCCTGGTGGGTAGCCTGGGCGCCCTTCGTCGGCCTGTTCCTGGCTCGCATTTCCCGCGGCCGCACCCTGCGCCAGTTCGTCGTCGGCGTACTGACAATTCCGTTCCTGTTCATCCTGCTGTGGATGAGCCTGTTCGGTAACACCGCCCTGAAGCGCGTTGTCAGTGGCGACATGGACTTCGCGAACAACACCATGGAAGCTCCGGAGCAGGGCTTCTACGCACTGCTGCAGGACATGAACGGCGGCGCGGTGCTGATCGTCCTGTGCACCATGATTGGCCTGCTGCTGTACATCACCTCCGCCGACTCCGGTGCGCTGGTGACCGCCAACTTCACCTCCAAGATCGAGGATTCCCGCCAGGACGGTGCCAAGTGGTCCCGCATCTTCTGGGCCGTGCTGGTCGGCGTGCTGACGCTGGTCATGCTGCAAGTTAACGGCGTCGAAACAGTGCAGCTGGCAACCATCGTGATGGGTCTGCCGTTCACGATCGTGATCTACCTCATCATGTTCGGACTATGGCGCTCCCTGCGCCTGGAGAGCTACGCCACGGAGGCCCGCAGTATCTCCCTGCACAGCGCCATGTCCGGCCGCTCCGGTGCCGGTGGGGACAAGCAGTCCTGGCGCAAGCGCCTGTCTCGAGCATCCACCTGGCCGAGCCAGGCCAAGGCCAACGAGTACCTCACTAACGTGGCGCAGCCTGCGCTGGAGGCCGTTGCCCGCGAGCTGAAGGACGAGGGAATCGACACTACGCTGGTGGCTGCCGACGTGCCGAACCTGCCGGTAAACCAGCTGGACCTCACCATCCACCTGGGTGAAGAGCAAGACTTCCGCTACCAGATCTACCCCTTGGAGCACCCGGTGCCGAGCTTCACCCGCAGCACCAGTAATGGGGAGAACTACTACCGTCTCGAGGTCTTCGACAACACCGGTTCGCTGGGCTACGACATCTACGGCTACACCACGGAGCAGCTGATCGATAACGTCCTGGACCTCTACGAGCGCCACCTGGAGTTCCTGCACATGCAGCGCGATCTTCCGGGCACCTCCGACATGTCCGACGGCGCGGATCCCGTGCGCACCTGGACTGAAGACTAA
- the ffh gene encoding signal recognition particle protein, which produces MFESLSDRLQSAMKGLRGKGKLSEADINATAREIRLALLEADVSLPVVRAFIKRIKERAAGAEVSEALNPAQQVIKIVNEELKEILGGETRRLNLAKHPPTVIMLAGLQGAGKTTLAGKLALHLAKQGHTPMLVACDLQRPGAVQQLQIVGERAGVKTFAPDPGTSLDSHDHEMGTSHGDPVDVAQRGIEEAYRSQHDIVIIDTAGRLGIDEELMRQARNIRDAVEPDEVLFVIDAMIGQDAVTTAEAFRDGVDFTGVVLTKLDGDARGGAALSIREVTGKPILFASTGEKQEDFDVFHPDRMANRILGMGDVLTLIEQAEQVLDAEKAEDSAMRMASGDLTLEDFLEQMLMIRKMGPLGNILKMMPGGSQMSKMADMVDEKELDRIQAIIRGMTPAERQDPKILNASRRKRIANGSGVSVSDVNKLVERFFEAKKMMGKMAGQFGMGGRSATKKQKNHRKGKKGKNAKKRKNMRKGMGGGQGMPGMPGMPGMGGGMPSMKDLEKMQEQLPPGFEGIDLSKMNFPKK; this is translated from the coding sequence GTGTTTGAGTCTTTGTCAGACCGCCTGCAATCTGCCATGAAGGGCCTTCGTGGCAAGGGCAAGCTGTCCGAGGCTGATATTAATGCCACCGCGCGCGAGATCCGCCTCGCGCTGCTGGAGGCAGACGTATCCCTCCCGGTGGTGCGCGCCTTTATTAAGCGCATCAAGGAGCGCGCCGCCGGGGCAGAGGTATCCGAGGCGCTGAACCCAGCCCAGCAGGTCATCAAGATCGTCAACGAGGAGCTCAAGGAGATCCTCGGCGGTGAGACCCGCCGGCTGAACCTGGCTAAGCACCCGCCGACAGTCATCATGCTGGCCGGTCTGCAGGGTGCCGGTAAGACCACCCTGGCCGGCAAGCTGGCCCTGCACCTGGCCAAGCAGGGCCACACTCCCATGCTCGTGGCCTGTGACCTGCAGCGCCCGGGTGCGGTGCAGCAGCTGCAGATCGTCGGCGAGCGCGCCGGCGTAAAGACTTTCGCCCCGGACCCGGGTACCAGCCTGGATTCCCACGACCACGAGATGGGCACCAGCCACGGTGACCCGGTCGACGTCGCGCAGCGCGGTATCGAGGAGGCTTACCGCAGCCAGCACGACATCGTCATTATCGATACCGCGGGTCGCTTGGGCATCGACGAGGAGCTCATGCGTCAGGCGCGCAACATTCGCGATGCGGTGGAGCCCGACGAGGTGCTCTTTGTTATTGACGCCATGATCGGCCAGGATGCCGTTACTACGGCCGAAGCGTTCCGCGATGGCGTGGACTTCACGGGTGTCGTCCTGACGAAGCTGGATGGTGACGCCCGCGGTGGTGCCGCACTGTCGATCCGTGAGGTCACCGGCAAGCCGATCCTGTTCGCCTCCACCGGCGAGAAGCAGGAGGACTTCGACGTCTTCCACCCGGATCGCATGGCCAACCGCATCCTCGGCATGGGTGACGTGCTCACCCTGATTGAGCAGGCCGAGCAGGTTCTGGACGCCGAAAAGGCCGAAGATTCCGCCATGCGCATGGCCTCTGGTGACCTGACGCTGGAGGATTTCCTCGAGCAGATGCTGATGATCCGCAAGATGGGTCCCTTGGGCAACATCCTGAAAATGATGCCCGGTGGGTCCCAGATGTCGAAGATGGCCGACATGGTGGATGAGAAGGAACTGGACCGCATCCAGGCCATCATCCGCGGTATGACCCCGGCTGAGCGCCAGGACCCGAAGATCCTGAACGCCTCCCGCCGTAAGCGCATCGCAAACGGCTCCGGTGTTAGCGTCTCCGACGTGAACAAGCTGGTCGAGCGCTTCTTCGAGGCCAAGAAGATGATGGGCAAGATGGCCGGCCAGTTCGGCATGGGCGGACGCTCTGCAACGAAGAAGCAGAAGAACCACCGCAAGGGCAAGAAGGGCAAAAACGCCAAGAAGCGCAAGAACATGCGTAAGGGCATGGGCGGCGGCCAGGGGATGCCTGGCATGCCGGGGATGCCGGGTATGGGCGGCGGAATGCCCAGCATGAAGGACCTGGAGAAGATGCAGGAGCAGCTTCCCCCGGGCTTCGAGGGCATTGACCTGTCGAAGATGAACTTCCCGAAGAAGTAG
- the rpsP gene encoding 30S ribosomal protein S16, translated as MAVKIKLQRLGKIRTPEYRVVVQDARTKRSGKIIENLGIYQPTQEPSLIQIDSERAQYWLGVGAQPTEPVLALLKVTGDWQKHKGIEGAEGTLKVAEEKKSKLDLFNEALAEAADGPTAEAITEKKRKAKEEAEAKAAAEAAAEEEAAAKAAEEAEKAEADSEGEAEAEAESAE; from the coding sequence ATGGCCGTCAAGATTAAACTGCAGCGCCTGGGTAAGATCCGTACCCCGGAGTACCGCGTCGTCGTTCAGGACGCTCGCACCAAGCGTTCCGGAAAGATTATCGAGAACCTGGGCATCTACCAGCCCACCCAGGAGCCGTCCCTCATCCAGATCGACTCTGAGCGCGCACAGTACTGGCTGGGTGTCGGCGCACAGCCGACCGAGCCGGTTCTGGCTCTGCTGAAGGTCACCGGCGATTGGCAGAAGCACAAGGGTATCGAGGGCGCCGAGGGCACCCTGAAGGTGGCCGAGGAGAAGAAGTCCAAGCTGGACCTGTTCAACGAGGCTCTGGCTGAGGCTGCCGACGGCCCGACCGCTGAGGCCATCACCGAGAAGAAGCGCAAGGCCAAGGAAGAGGCAGAGGCTAAGGCCGCTGCTGAGGCTGCCGCTGAGGAAGAGGCTGCTGCCAAGGCAGCCGAGGAGGCCGAGAAGGCTGAGGCTGACTCCGAAGGCGAGGCAGAAGCTGAGGCCGAGTCCGCAGAGTAA
- a CDS encoding P-II family nitrogen regulator, producing MKLITAVIKPFTLPDIRQALEAIEIHGLTVSETQGFGRQRGHSEVYRGAEFAADFVPKVKLEIVAADASVDSVVDAIVGAACTGKIGDGKIWITPVDEVIRVRTGERGEDAL from the coding sequence GTGAAACTCATCACCGCAGTAATCAAGCCCTTCACACTGCCAGATATTCGCCAGGCCCTCGAGGCCATCGAGATCCACGGCTTGACCGTCAGCGAGACCCAAGGTTTCGGCCGCCAGCGCGGCCACAGCGAGGTGTACCGCGGCGCCGAGTTCGCGGCGGACTTCGTGCCGAAGGTAAAGCTAGAGATCGTGGCGGCGGACGCCTCGGTAGATAGCGTCGTAGACGCGATTGTCGGCGCCGCCTGCACCGGAAAGATCGGCGACGGAAAGATCTGGATCACCCCGGTGGACGAGGTGATCCGCGTGCGCACCGGCGAGCGCGGAGAGGATGCGCTGTAA